From Candidatus Baltobacteraceae bacterium, the proteins below share one genomic window:
- the pstB gene encoding phosphate ABC transporter ATP-binding protein PstB, whose protein sequence is MTAKVPQIEQSAKLQVDDLNVYYGAFQAIKQASLRVSENNVTALIGPSGCGKSTFIRALNRMHDLTPDVRVEGTVTLDGEDIYAPGVDPVTIRHRIGMVFQRANPFPKTIFENVVYGPRIHGVGNRKALQEIAERSLRHAALWDEVKDRLDRSALDLSGGQQQRLCIARVLAVEPEVILMDEPASALDPIATSKIEDLISELKKEYTVVIVTHSMQQAARISDYTAFFLMGELIETARTTDIFTKPRDKRTEDYITGRYG, encoded by the coding sequence ATGACAGCGAAGGTACCGCAGATCGAGCAATCGGCCAAACTGCAGGTCGACGACCTCAACGTCTACTACGGCGCCTTTCAGGCGATCAAGCAAGCTTCGCTGCGGGTCTCCGAAAATAACGTCACGGCGCTGATCGGACCTTCGGGGTGCGGCAAGTCGACCTTCATTCGCGCCCTCAATCGAATGCACGATCTCACGCCCGACGTACGCGTCGAGGGGACCGTAACGCTCGACGGTGAGGACATCTACGCGCCCGGCGTCGATCCGGTTACGATTCGGCACCGTATCGGAATGGTGTTTCAGCGCGCCAATCCGTTTCCCAAGACGATCTTCGAAAACGTCGTCTACGGGCCGCGCATCCACGGCGTAGGCAATCGCAAAGCGCTCCAGGAGATCGCCGAGCGCAGCCTCCGTCACGCCGCCCTTTGGGACGAAGTAAAGGATCGGCTCGATCGCTCGGCCCTGGACCTCTCCGGCGGCCAACAGCAGCGGCTCTGCATCGCACGCGTCCTGGCCGTGGAACCCGAGGTCATTTTGATGGACGAGCCGGCGTCGGCGCTCGATCCGATCGCAACGAGCAAAATCGAAGATCTCATCTCGGAGCTAAAAAAAGAATACACGGTCGTAATCGTGACGCACTCGATGCAGCAAGCCGCTCGAATCTCCGATTACACGGCGTTTTTCCTGATGGGAGAACTGATCGAAACGGCCAGAACCACCGACATTTTCACCAAGCCGCGGGACAAGCGGACCGAGGACTACATCACCGGCCGCTACGGCTAG
- the tdh gene encoding L-threonine 3-dehydrogenase — protein MLPDTMRALCKVRPEPGFVLQDVPVPTLGPSDVLIRVEKAGVCGTDHHIYAWDKWAQNRVHPPCVIGHEFMGTVAAVGPAVRMVRVGERVSAEGHIADGTCFLCRTGEAHICERVQIIGVDRDGAFADYIAMPEVNVWRLDPAIPDEFAAVFDPLGNAVHTVMAAGVSTKSVIITGVGSIGLMAIPVARAAGAAAVYAIDVNPAKLELAQRLGADEVFSATDPNLVDEILKRTGGDGADVLLEMSGSGQAIDNGLRMVRNGGRAALLGIPSDSVNINLAERIIFKGLTVLGINGRRMFETWYQTQALVKSGRIDLRPIITHVLPFEQFDRAFELMKNGEAAKIVLDLKGGNAK, from the coding sequence ATGCTTCCTGATACTATGCGGGCCCTCTGTAAAGTGCGGCCGGAGCCAGGCTTCGTCTTGCAAGACGTGCCCGTTCCCACGCTCGGCCCCTCCGATGTCCTGATTCGCGTGGAGAAGGCGGGCGTCTGCGGAACCGACCACCATATCTACGCCTGGGATAAATGGGCTCAGAACCGGGTTCACCCACCCTGCGTTATCGGCCACGAGTTCATGGGAACGGTGGCCGCGGTCGGACCGGCCGTTCGCATGGTTCGCGTGGGCGAACGCGTCTCGGCCGAAGGCCATATCGCCGACGGCACGTGCTTTCTCTGCCGCACCGGCGAGGCGCACATCTGCGAACGGGTCCAGATCATCGGCGTCGATCGTGACGGTGCGTTCGCGGACTACATCGCGATGCCCGAAGTCAACGTGTGGCGCCTCGATCCGGCGATTCCCGACGAGTTCGCGGCGGTCTTCGATCCGCTCGGTAATGCCGTTCACACGGTTATGGCCGCAGGCGTTAGTACGAAGTCGGTCATCATCACCGGCGTCGGATCGATCGGTTTGATGGCGATTCCGGTCGCACGCGCCGCCGGCGCCGCCGCGGTTTACGCCATCGACGTGAATCCGGCGAAGCTCGAACTCGCCCAACGACTCGGGGCCGACGAAGTATTTTCGGCAACCGATCCAAATTTGGTCGACGAGATTCTCAAACGTACCGGCGGCGACGGCGCCGACGTGCTGCTCGAAATGAGCGGCAGCGGCCAAGCGATCGACAACGGCCTGCGAATGGTGCGTAACGGCGGCCGCGCCGCCCTGCTCGGTATCCCGAGCGACTCGGTGAACATCAACCTTGCGGAACGCATTATCTTCAAAGGCCTGACCGTGCTCGGAATCAACGGGCGGCGCATGTTCGAAACGTGGTATCAAACGCAGGCGCTCGTAAAGAGCGGCCGCATCGATTTGCGGCCGATCATCACGCACGTACTGCCGTTCGAACAATTCGATCGCGCATTCGAACTGA
- the pstC gene encoding phosphate ABC transporter permease subunit PstC yields MIPSRPGRAHAQERVAKGALFAASAFVIVAMATILGYLAFMGLRLFLHDRVSPFTFLFSANFSPDQNHPGALVFILGSLAVTLFAIFVGGPFGIAVGIFLSQLAPKRLASFMKPAIEILVGIPSVVYGWLGLTLLAPVIRHVGSLTGFGLLTAGIVLSIMILPTVIALSEDALRAVHISMKEGSMALGATRWQTIWSVLLPSARSGLMVAVILGIARAIGEALAVQMVIGNSPVLAKSLLAPTATLTTEIVTDMGSAQQGTVLYDSLFSMAFLLLLIAMALILGVRYAARQRA; encoded by the coding sequence TTGATCCCGAGTCGACCAGGCCGGGCGCACGCGCAAGAACGCGTCGCTAAAGGTGCGCTCTTCGCTGCTAGCGCCTTCGTCATCGTTGCGATGGCGACTATCCTCGGCTATCTCGCCTTCATGGGACTGCGGCTCTTTCTCCACGACCGCGTGTCGCCGTTCACGTTTTTGTTTTCGGCGAACTTCAGCCCAGATCAGAATCATCCGGGCGCCCTCGTCTTCATCCTGGGCTCGCTCGCGGTTACGCTCTTTGCGATCTTCGTCGGCGGCCCGTTCGGGATCGCGGTCGGCATCTTTCTCTCGCAACTCGCGCCGAAGCGCCTCGCCTCGTTCATGAAACCGGCGATCGAGATTCTCGTCGGCATTCCATCGGTCGTCTACGGCTGGTTGGGGCTCACGCTGCTCGCGCCCGTCATCCGTCACGTCGGCAGCCTTACCGGCTTCGGATTGCTCACCGCCGGCATCGTACTCTCGATCATGATTCTACCGACGGTCATCGCGCTCTCCGAGGACGCGCTGCGCGCGGTGCACATTTCGATGAAAGAAGGCTCGATGGCGCTGGGCGCTACGCGCTGGCAGACCATCTGGAGCGTCCTCTTGCCATCCGCGCGCAGCGGCTTGATGGTCGCCGTCATTCTTGGCATAGCCCGCGCCATCGGCGAGGCGCTCGCCGTTCAGATGGTGATCGGGAATAGCCCGGTTTTGGCGAAGAGCCTGCTCGCGCCGACGGCGACGCTCACGACCGAAATCGTGACCGATATGGGCAGCGCGCAGCAGGGGACGGTCCTCTACGATTCGCTTTTTTCGATGGCGTTTTTGCTGCTGCTCATCGCAATGGCGCTCATTCTCGGCGTGCGCTACGCCGCGCGCCAGCGAGCCTAA
- a CDS encoding OprD family outer membrane porin, which translates to MSLARFTALCVSCALFGGAVASAETPATPTPAPKATPAAFQYSGNIRAFYFTRTNRVQNAGNPNRTAFNLGGKLHGDYHFGDSPFTVGATYYGADPLGANGSNPGFNPRIDNTLPGFDLSTLGEAYVQIKTKGFFAKIGDQNYKSPWAPDSDSRIKPALYQGADVAIGFGKGFTLGLTDMIRFENRTSSAFEKTTLLTGGPIAGGPSNPRIETNGFSVASLGYKYGSQFNATIYNYAFTDIANLVYAEGKYYPSPKSPIKPYVAAQFVDEHQAGRALVGIVNNSTYGMQIGASFTKNIDLAASFDESPERTATLVGSCAQAAQSGYFLDAGGTPNCKSYAPGTYTVYYGGIATPYSDSYATDPLYTTSISQGVADRHSTGQSFKVAGTFQTSDKKVKLILSQAFYDYSNGAGVNATKEFDADATYFFNKVGPGAYHGLSIRHRYADRTQPTLPFDFKYNRTQLEYDF; encoded by the coding sequence ATGTCACTTGCGCGTTTTACTGCATTGTGCGTGTCGTGCGCGTTATTTGGAGGCGCAGTAGCGTCGGCGGAAACACCGGCAACACCGACGCCGGCCCCCAAAGCAACGCCCGCGGCATTCCAGTACAGCGGCAACATTCGCGCTTTTTACTTCACTCGCACGAACCGGGTGCAAAACGCCGGAAATCCCAACCGCACGGCATTCAATCTGGGCGGCAAACTGCATGGCGACTATCACTTCGGCGACTCGCCGTTTACGGTGGGCGCCACCTACTACGGAGCCGACCCGCTCGGCGCGAACGGTTCGAACCCCGGCTTCAACCCGCGGATCGATAACACGCTCCCCGGATTCGATCTCAGCACGCTCGGCGAAGCCTACGTGCAAATCAAGACCAAAGGGTTTTTCGCAAAAATCGGCGACCAGAACTACAAATCACCGTGGGCTCCGGATTCGGATTCGCGCATAAAACCGGCGCTCTACCAGGGTGCCGACGTGGCGATCGGCTTCGGCAAAGGGTTCACGCTCGGCCTGACCGACATGATCCGGTTCGAGAACCGCACGAGTTCGGCGTTTGAGAAAACGACGCTGCTCACCGGCGGACCGATCGCCGGCGGCCCCTCCAACCCGCGCATCGAGACGAACGGGTTTAGCGTTGCGAGCCTCGGCTACAAGTACGGCTCGCAATTTAATGCGACGATCTATAACTACGCTTTCACCGACATTGCGAATCTCGTGTATGCCGAGGGCAAGTATTATCCGTCGCCTAAGTCGCCGATCAAGCCGTACGTTGCGGCGCAATTCGTCGACGAACATCAAGCCGGCCGCGCTCTGGTCGGGATCGTCAATAACTCGACCTACGGCATGCAAATCGGTGCCTCGTTCACGAAAAACATCGACCTCGCAGCGAGCTTCGATGAGTCCCCGGAACGCACGGCAACGCTCGTAGGCAGTTGCGCGCAGGCGGCTCAATCCGGATACTTCCTCGATGCCGGCGGCACGCCGAACTGCAAGAGCTACGCGCCCGGAACCTATACGGTGTACTACGGCGGAATCGCCACGCCGTACTCGGACTCGTACGCGACCGACCCGCTCTACACGACCAGCATCTCGCAAGGTGTGGCCGACCGGCACAGCACCGGCCAATCGTTCAAGGTGGCCGGCACGTTCCAGACGAGCGACAAGAAGGTCAAGTTGATTCTCTCGCAGGCGTTCTACGATTACTCCAACGGTGCGGGCGTCAACGCGACCAAAGAATTCGATGCCGACGCGACCTATTTCTTCAACAAGGTCGGCCCGGGCGCATATCACGGTCTCTCGATCCGTCACCGCTACGCCGATCGAACGCAACCGACACTTCCGTTCGACTTCAAATACAATCGCACGCAGCTCGAGTACGATTTCTAA
- a CDS encoding phosphate ABC transporter substrate-binding protein, giving the protein MKRLITAIAIAASFALPLAALADTSITAVGSTALLPLVKESATEYQTAHPDVKISVSGGGSFVGIAQASAGQADLGDSDVVAPGSAGLTDHRVCVVAFAIAVNPSAGVSTLSSKQIRDIFAGRVTNWKAVGGKDQAIVVINRPRSSGTRAVFGKTIMGVSKIAETGLEQDSSGAVVSTVATTPGTITYVALGYTVGKPVTVVKINGVAPTDNAIRDGKYPIWSYEHIFTKGKAKGTVADFIKFIENNGNALQKLGYIQTSTMHVKETDR; this is encoded by the coding sequence ATGAAACGCTTGATAACGGCGATCGCGATCGCCGCTAGTTTCGCGCTGCCGCTCGCGGCTCTCGCGGACACCAGTATCACGGCTGTAGGCTCGACCGCGCTGCTGCCGCTGGTGAAAGAATCGGCCACGGAATATCAGACCGCACATCCCGACGTCAAAATCTCGGTCTCCGGCGGCGGCTCGTTCGTCGGCATCGCACAGGCTTCGGCGGGACAGGCCGACCTCGGCGACTCCGACGTCGTCGCGCCCGGCTCCGCGGGTTTGACCGATCACCGCGTCTGCGTCGTCGCTTTTGCGATCGCCGTCAACCCGTCGGCTGGCGTGAGCACGCTTTCGTCTAAACAGATCCGCGACATCTTCGCCGGTCGCGTGACCAATTGGAAAGCTGTCGGCGGGAAGGATCAGGCGATCGTCGTTATCAACCGGCCGCGCAGTTCGGGAACGCGTGCGGTTTTCGGTAAAACGATCATGGGCGTTTCCAAGATCGCCGAAACCGGCCTCGAGCAAGATAGCTCCGGCGCCGTCGTTTCGACCGTCGCAACGACGCCCGGAACGATTACCTACGTCGCACTCGGCTACACCGTCGGCAAACCGGTCACCGTCGTTAAGATCAACGGCGTGGCTCCGACCGACAACGCTATCCGCGACGGGAAATATCCCATCTGGTCGTACGAGCATATCTTTACTAAGGGTAAAGCCAAGGGCACCGTCGCCGACTTTATCAAGTTCATCGAGAACAACGGTAACGCGCTGCAGAAACTCGGCTACATCCAAACGTCGACGATGCACGTGAAGGAAACCGATCGCTAA
- the pstA gene encoding phosphate ABC transporter permease PstA, with the protein MAVASATSLGIEKRARAAQRRLVDSAMTGVLWAAAVSIIVLLAFFIGYITYLGAPAISWHFLTAPPSEISAGGGIGPEIFNSFYILILTLIFTVPIATAGGIYLQEYARPGLFTAAVQFCAESLATIPSIVMGLFGLVLFVTVFHWKFSAIGGALTLTILNLPALMRVTQEALQTVPNAFREGSMAIGATKWQTIRRVVLPSAIAPLTTGIVLIAGRIIGETAALIFTAGTSVSPGKSAFDMGLFHTAETLSVHLWYTHSEGLIPDGTLVGNGSALVLLVMVLIFNISARFLGRVINKRFTGK; encoded by the coding sequence ATGGCGGTAGCGAGCGCGACCTCTCTCGGCATTGAAAAGCGCGCGCGCGCCGCGCAGCGCCGTTTGGTCGATTCGGCCATGACCGGCGTTCTGTGGGCGGCGGCCGTTTCGATCATCGTGCTGCTCGCATTTTTCATCGGCTACATCACCTATCTCGGAGCGCCGGCCATCTCGTGGCATTTTCTTACCGCGCCGCCCAGCGAGATTAGCGCGGGGGGCGGCATCGGTCCCGAGATCTTCAATTCGTTTTATATTCTCATTCTCACGCTGATTTTCACGGTGCCGATCGCAACCGCGGGCGGCATCTATCTCCAGGAGTACGCTCGCCCCGGGCTCTTTACCGCGGCCGTGCAGTTCTGCGCCGAATCGCTCGCGACGATTCCGTCGATCGTGATGGGACTCTTTGGGCTGGTGCTCTTCGTTACGGTGTTTCACTGGAAATTCAGCGCGATCGGAGGCGCGTTGACGCTAACGATCTTGAATCTGCCGGCGCTGATGCGCGTCACTCAAGAAGCGCTGCAGACGGTACCCAATGCGTTTCGCGAAGGCTCGATGGCGATTGGCGCCACCAAGTGGCAGACGATTCGCCGCGTCGTGCTTCCAAGCGCGATCGCACCGCTAACGACCGGCATCGTGCTCATCGCCGGCCGGATCATCGGCGAAACGGCCGCTTTGATCTTCACGGCCGGCACGAGCGTTTCGCCGGGTAAATCGGCGTTCGACATGGGGCTCTTCCACACGGCGGAAACGCTCTCGGTGCACCTGTGGTACACGCACTCCGAGGGGTTGATCCCCGATGGCACGCTCGTCGGCAACGGCTCCGCACTCGTTCTCCTCGTCATGGTCCTGATCTTCAACATTAGCGCCCGCTTTTTAGGGCGCGTGATAAACAAACGGTTCACGGGGAAATAA